From one Sulfuricurvum sp. IAE1 genomic stretch:
- the truB gene encoding tRNA pseudouridine(55) synthase TruB, producing the protein MNRLFVAYKPSGISSNQLLGRIKRRYKVKKAGYSGTLDPFAKGVLIVALGNHGRLFRFLDKTPKRYRATLWLGASSPTLDIEGIETIREVPLLDESRVRDVLRSMIGELTYTPPSYSAKHVDGKRAYELAREGKEVELRPVTSTIHDITLVHYAHPFVTFEATVSEGTYIRSLGFLVARALGCDGALSALERLNEGQFVFENEKPLDVKTCLSLPKNRYNGDTTAIVLGQKLSRNDFECSENGTYWIDNGETISVVEIDDDGVHYILNKVEAC; encoded by the coding sequence GTGAACCGCCTTTTCGTCGCTTACAAACCCTCCGGGATAAGCTCCAACCAGCTTCTGGGGAGGATCAAACGCCGCTACAAAGTTAAAAAAGCGGGCTATTCGGGGACGCTCGACCCCTTCGCCAAAGGGGTGTTGATCGTTGCGCTCGGAAATCACGGGCGCCTTTTCCGCTTCCTCGACAAAACGCCCAAGCGCTACCGGGCAACGTTGTGGCTAGGGGCATCTTCCCCGACGCTCGACATCGAAGGGATCGAAACGATCCGGGAAGTGCCCCTTCTCGACGAATCCCGGGTTCGAGACGTTCTACGATCCATGATCGGGGAACTCACCTATACCCCGCCCAGCTACAGCGCCAAACACGTCGACGGCAAGCGGGCTTACGAACTTGCCCGTGAAGGCAAAGAGGTCGAATTACGTCCGGTCACCTCGACCATCCACGACATCACCCTCGTGCATTATGCCCATCCGTTCGTGACGTTCGAAGCAACCGTTTCGGAAGGGACCTATATCCGTTCGCTGGGGTTTCTGGTTGCCCGGGCCCTCGGTTGCGACGGCGCCCTCAGTGCCCTCGAACGCCTCAATGAAGGGCAGTTCGTCTTTGAAAACGAAAAGCCTCTCGATGTCAAAACCTGCCTTTCCCTGCCGAAAAACCGCTATAATGGCGATACGACTGCCATTGTCCTGGGGCAGAAGCTCTCGCGGAACGATTTTGAATGTTCCGAGAACGGCACCTACTGGATCGACAACGGCGAAACGATATCGGTCGTTGAAATCGATGACGACGGTGTCCATTACATTCTAAACAAGGTTGAAGCATGCTGA
- a CDS encoding ATP-dependent helicase, with amino-acid sequence MEKIFSDLNEAQRQAVEQIDGPLLILAGAGSGKTKTITSRLAYLLDAVGIPAANTLTLTFTNKAAKEMRERAMNLISQNSYPPLLCTFHKFGLLFLKFHIHLLGRANNFVVIDTDDKKKIIKKINADLPTALIASEISRYKNSLIDPAEAYAQAELTNYKHIAKIYEEYQAYLLENNLVDFDDLLCLTYQLLDEHPELCRQTSEKYRYIMIDEYQDTNELQLRILQKLCTTHNNLCVVGDDDQSIYGWRGAHVRNILEFDQDFENATVIKLEHNYRSTQPILTVANALIEHNRSRLGKTLIATKSGGEEVQTITSGDESEESQKIAKAIKKLIEGGVRPSEIAVLYRINALSRSLEEGLNRAGIAYKLVGGLRFYDRAEIKDLISYLRVVTNVHDNFSLKRIINKPKRGLGKATIDKIELSAMEAGKSMFEFIATLPDDQLEALVRKKSAQELRDFVAEITELRRVADEAIYRFIDLLEERFKIKETLKGLPDEADKVSNVDEFYGLFRDYVKQNPEASLSEFLNDITLQSEQDQVEGESIYIMSIHASKGLEFEHLFVIGLEEGFLPLIGDGSDLEEERRLGYVALTRAKSALTLSSVNSRFYKGRRTELQRSRFINEAGLCEGSLILEKNTSYKKGDLVRHKIFGAGRVEGVSKSGREFKLLINFGGNKREILASFVEKL; translated from the coding sequence ATGGAGAAAATTTTCTCGGATCTCAACGAGGCACAACGCCAAGCGGTCGAGCAGATTGACGGTCCCCTGCTGATTCTGGCGGGCGCCGGAAGCGGCAAAACCAAAACGATTACATCCCGTCTGGCCTACCTGCTCGATGCGGTAGGCATCCCGGCGGCCAACACGCTGACCCTCACCTTTACCAACAAAGCGGCCAAAGAGATGCGGGAGCGGGCGATGAACCTCATCAGCCAAAATTCCTACCCTCCCCTGCTGTGCACGTTCCACAAATTCGGCCTGCTGTTTTTGAAGTTTCACATCCACTTGCTCGGGCGGGCCAACAACTTCGTTGTCATCGATACCGACGATAAAAAGAAAATCATCAAAAAGATCAACGCCGACCTCCCCACCGCACTGATCGCCAGTGAGATATCCCGCTATAAAAACTCCCTTATCGATCCCGCCGAAGCGTATGCGCAGGCCGAACTCACCAATTACAAGCACATCGCCAAAATCTACGAGGAGTACCAAGCCTACCTCCTAGAGAACAATCTCGTCGATTTCGACGACCTGCTGTGTCTCACCTATCAACTGCTCGACGAGCATCCCGAGCTGTGCCGCCAGACGTCGGAGAAATACCGCTACATCATGATCGACGAGTACCAGGATACCAACGAACTCCAATTACGGATTCTCCAGAAACTCTGTACGACCCATAACAACCTCTGCGTCGTCGGCGATGACGACCAGAGCATCTACGGGTGGCGCGGCGCCCACGTGCGCAACATCCTTGAATTCGACCAGGATTTCGAAAACGCGACGGTCATCAAGCTCGAACACAACTACCGTTCTACCCAGCCGATCCTCACCGTTGCCAACGCCCTTATCGAACACAACCGTTCCCGCCTGGGTAAAACCCTCATCGCGACGAAAAGCGGCGGGGAAGAGGTGCAAACGATCACTTCAGGGGACGAGAGCGAAGAGTCCCAAAAAATCGCCAAGGCGATCAAAAAACTGATCGAGGGGGGAGTACGCCCCAGCGAGATCGCGGTGCTCTACCGTATCAATGCGCTCAGCCGTTCGCTCGAAGAGGGGCTCAACCGTGCCGGAATCGCGTATAAGCTCGTCGGCGGGCTCCGTTTCTACGACCGCGCCGAAATCAAGGATCTCATCAGCTATCTGCGCGTCGTCACGAACGTCCACGACAACTTTTCGCTGAAACGGATCATCAACAAGCCCAAGCGGGGGCTGGGAAAAGCGACAATCGACAAAATCGAGCTCTCCGCCATGGAGGCGGGCAAATCGATGTTCGAGTTCATCGCCACCCTGCCCGACGACCAGCTCGAAGCCCTCGTTCGGAAAAAAAGCGCCCAGGAACTGCGCGATTTCGTGGCCGAAATCACCGAACTTCGCAGGGTGGCCGACGAAGCGATTTACCGTTTCATCGATCTGCTCGAAGAGCGTTTCAAAATCAAAGAGACCCTCAAAGGGCTCCCCGACGAAGCCGACAAAGTTTCGAACGTCGACGAGTTCTACGGTCTGTTCCGTGACTACGTCAAACAAAACCCCGAAGCTTCCCTTTCGGAATTTCTCAACGACATCACGCTGCAAAGCGAACAGGACCAGGTCGAGGGAGAGAGCATCTACATCATGAGCATCCACGCGTCCAAAGGGCTGGAATTCGAGCACCTCTTCGTTATCGGCCTCGAAGAAGGGTTCCTTCCCCTCATCGGAGACGGCAGCGATCTTGAAGAGGAGCGGCGCCTCGGTTATGTCGCCCTCACCCGTGCCAAAAGCGCGCTGACCCTCTCGAGCGTCAACAGCCGCTTTTACAAAGGGCGCCGTACCGAGCTGCAGCGCAGCCGGTTCATCAACGAAGCGGGGCTGTGCGAAGGGTCCCTCATCCTCGAAAAAAACACCTCCTACAAAAAAGGGGACCTCGTCCGCCACAAGATTTTCGGTGCCGGACGGGTCGAGGGGGTCTCCAAATCGGGACGGGAATTCAAACTGCTCATCAACTTCGGGGGCAACAAGCGCGAAATCCTCGCTTCGTTCGTGGAGAAGCTCTGA
- a CDS encoding LysR family transcriptional regulator encodes MLKDFAKLMTFLTVVREKSFSKASAKLGISQPAVTQQIKFIEDYLDTRIVERKKNGIKLTKEGEDLYRIAIKLEKAIQTSEKEVLKIINKEFTFVVGASYAIGNYVLPSYLGQLKEKINNEVHIRVAFSDEIIEQLLDKKIDIALIESPVFRDGLIYREWEEDELVIFSNQPIPKQLRKEDMYKFDWICRDENSHTRKLTSEVFEEIGVECSSFSVIGVVASSTAIKETIMRSPKETPRPVVSVISRHVIADEVEAGKLFEARIKNYKIKRKFYIAYSKERKHDAFIDNVVTYLLGLKL; translated from the coding sequence ATGTTAAAAGATTTTGCAAAACTCATGACTTTCCTGACCGTGGTACGGGAAAAAAGTTTTTCAAAAGCATCCGCAAAACTCGGAATTTCGCAGCCTGCGGTAACGCAGCAGATCAAGTTTATCGAAGACTACCTCGATACCCGTATCGTCGAGCGTAAAAAGAACGGGATCAAGCTCACCAAAGAGGGTGAAGACCTTTACCGGATCGCGATCAAACTCGAAAAAGCGATCCAGACCTCCGAAAAAGAGGTGCTCAAAATCATTAACAAAGAGTTTACGTTCGTGGTCGGTGCATCGTATGCGATCGGGAACTACGTACTCCCCTCTTACCTCGGGCAGCTTAAAGAGAAGATCAACAACGAAGTCCATATCCGCGTCGCGTTTTCGGACGAAATCATCGAGCAGCTTCTGGACAAAAAGATCGATATCGCCCTCATCGAATCTCCCGTTTTCCGCGATGGCCTGATCTACCGCGAATGGGAAGAGGATGAACTGGTTATTTTTTCAAACCAGCCGATTCCCAAACAGCTCCGCAAAGAAGACATGTACAAGTTCGACTGGATCTGCCGCGACGAAAATTCGCATACCCGCAAACTCACTTCGGAAGTATTCGAAGAGATCGGCGTCGAGTGTTCGAGTTTCAGCGTCATCGGCGTCGTCGCCAGTTCGACCGCGATCAAAGAGACGATCATGCGCTCGCCCAAAGAGACACCCCGTCCCGTGGTTTCAGTCATCTCCCGTCACGTAATCGCCGATGAGGTCGAAGCGGGAAAACTCTTCGAAGCGCGGATCAAAAATTACAAGATCAAGCGTAAATTCTATATTGCATACAGCAAGGAACGCAAGCACGACGCTTTCATCGACAACGTCGTAACCTATCTTCTGGGACTGAAACTCTAA
- a CDS encoding aminotransferase class IV family protein, whose amino-acid sequence MLLETLRCEEGIPLHLLYHQQRMERSLRALGSECRYRLEALIAPPAEGIYRCRVLYDAESIRIEYHPYVPRVISSLKIIRADDLDYRLKYADRSRLNELFEQRGECDDVLIVRNGFLTDTTIANVALRIGGRWLTPEAPLLEGTTRARLIEEGFVTPAPLRPDDIAKSDKTALMNVMMGFVEVENGIIS is encoded by the coding sequence GTGCTGCTCGAAACCCTGCGGTGCGAAGAGGGCATCCCTCTTCATCTCCTCTACCACCAGCAACGGATGGAACGTTCGCTCCGCGCGCTCGGCTCGGAATGTCGCTACCGTCTCGAGGCGTTGATCGCGCCTCCCGCGGAGGGGATTTATCGCTGCCGCGTCCTTTACGATGCCGAATCGATACGGATCGAATACCATCCTTATGTGCCGCGCGTCATATCATCCCTGAAAATCATCCGCGCCGACGATCTGGATTACCGTCTCAAATACGCCGACCGCAGCCGACTAAACGAGCTCTTCGAGCAACGGGGCGAATGCGACGACGTGCTGATCGTCCGCAACGGCTTTCTCACCGATACCACAATCGCCAACGTTGCGCTCCGCATCGGCGGACGATGGTTGACCCCCGAGGCCCCTTTACTGGAAGGGACGACCCGCGCACGCCTTATCGAGGAGGGATTCGTGACTCCCGCCCCTTTGAGGCCGGACGATATCGCCAAGTCCGACAAAACGGCCCTTATGAACGTGATGATGGGGTTCGTTGAAGTGGAAAATGGTATAATTTCCTAA